Proteins encoded within one genomic window of Balneolaceae bacterium:
- a CDS encoding aminotransferase class I/II-fold pyridoxal phosphate-dependent enzyme, whose amino-acid sequence MSKKKNFETEAIRTQTETTGEREHSTPLYMTSSFTFESAEHARALFAKEVEGNVYSRYSNPNTDEFIRKMCKLEGAEAGVATGSGMAAIFGCLAALLEQGDHVLASRSLFGSSHQILSQILPKWGITHTYGDVNKPEKWESLIQENTKMLFLETPSNPGLDLIDLEWAGKLAKAHNLIFVVDNCFATPYLQRPIEFGADLVQHSATKFIDGQGRAIGGVILGSEKYMEEIEFFTRNTGPALSPFNAWLFSKSLETLPVRMERHCDNAEALANFLGDHNDVNFVKYPHHKDHPQLELAKKQMKRGGGVVCFEIDGGFDRAKSFIDKINMMSRSANLGDTRTIVTHPASTTHSKLTEEERQAVGITPGLIRIAVGLENSEDIIGDVEQALEN is encoded by the coding sequence ATGTCAAAAAAGAAAAATTTCGAAACTGAAGCGATTCGAACACAAACCGAAACAACCGGTGAACGTGAGCATTCCACTCCGTTATACATGACCTCCAGTTTCACCTTCGAATCTGCCGAGCATGCCCGTGCACTGTTTGCCAAAGAGGTTGAGGGAAATGTGTACAGCCGTTACTCCAATCCCAATACGGATGAATTTATCAGGAAAATGTGCAAGCTGGAAGGAGCAGAAGCAGGTGTGGCCACGGGTTCGGGAATGGCGGCGATCTTCGGTTGTTTGGCTGCGCTGCTGGAGCAAGGCGATCATGTGCTGGCCTCGCGATCGCTGTTTGGATCATCTCATCAAATTCTCAGCCAGATTCTCCCGAAGTGGGGAATTACGCACACCTATGGAGATGTCAACAAACCTGAAAAGTGGGAATCTCTCATTCAGGAAAATACAAAAATGCTTTTCCTGGAAACGCCGTCCAACCCGGGATTGGATTTGATTGACCTTGAATGGGCTGGAAAATTAGCCAAGGCTCATAACTTAATTTTTGTTGTGGACAACTGTTTTGCAACACCATACCTGCAACGCCCGATTGAGTTTGGAGCCGACCTGGTTCAGCATTCCGCCACAAAATTTATCGACGGACAGGGACGTGCCATCGGCGGAGTGATTTTGGGGAGTGAAAAATATATGGAAGAGATCGAGTTCTTTACGCGGAATACTGGTCCGGCTCTATCCCCGTTTAATGCCTGGTTGTTCAGCAAAAGCCTGGAAACCCTCCCGGTTCGCATGGAACGTCACTGCGACAATGCCGAAGCTTTGGCCAATTTTTTGGGCGATCACAACGATGTGAATTTTGTGAAGTATCCGCATCATAAGGATCATCCGCAGTTGGAGCTTGCCAAAAAACAGATGAAACGCGGCGGCGGAGTGGTATGCTTTGAAATCGATGGCGGATTCGACAGAGCCAAATCATTCATCGATAAAATTAACATGATGTCGCGTTCTGCCAATTTGGGCGATACCCGAACGATTGTGACTCATCCCGCATCAACCACCCATTCCAAACTGACCGAAGAGGAGCGCCAGGCC
- a CDS encoding OsmC family protein, translated as MIKVKRLNDAVHMEATNEDGATLQMDGSANIGGINGGFRPMQMLLAAAAGCSTIDIVGILKKQKQNPDDITVEVTGDRQKVGTYSEFKAIHMHYIFTGNVDEKKAERAIDLSVNKYCSVSKTLEKTAKITTSFEVVNN; from the coding sequence ATGATTAAAGTAAAACGACTTAACGATGCCGTCCACATGGAGGCAACAAACGAGGACGGTGCTACCCTTCAAATGGATGGATCGGCCAATATCGGAGGGATCAACGGCGGATTTCGCCCCATGCAGATGTTACTCGCCGCGGCTGCCGGATGCTCAACCATCGACATTGTTGGAATTCTAAAAAAACAGAAACAAAACCCGGATGATATAACCGTTGAAGTGACCGGTGATCGCCAAAAAGTTGGTACCTACTCGGAATTTAAAGCGATTCACATGCACTATATTTTTACAGGCAATGTGGATGAAAAGAAAGCCGAACGAGCGATAGATTTGTCAGTCAATAAGTACTGTTCTGTCTCTAAAACACTGGAAAAGACTGCGAAAATTACGACCAGCTTTGAGGTTGTTAATAACTAA
- the arsS gene encoding arsenosugar biosynthesis radical SAM (seleno)protein ArsS (Some members of this family are selenoproteins.), translating to MKSLIAQSHSLADPEVQLDIINNQTEKVKRLEKFESKLNDIGLYPLKPTGIEIFQINVGYMCNMTCKHCHVDAGPDREEIMTKETLEYCLEALKHSDIETVDLTGGAPEMNPHFRWFVDEASKLDKHIIVRSNLTILDTRKFEDLPQFMADRGVEITCSLPFYNKRRTDAQRGEGTYDKSMKVLKILNEIGYGKEDTGLELNLVYNPVGAFLPGDQKSLKQQYKDRLWKDHGIVFNDLFTITNLPISRYLNFLVTSGNLDEYMEKLVTSFNPAAAEGVMCRNTISIGWDGTLYDCDFNQMLKMKTEDGSPQHIKDWDLESLNDREIKTNQHCFGCTAGAGSSCGGTTT from the coding sequence ATGAAGTCTCTTATTGCACAAAGCCATTCTCTTGCTGATCCGGAAGTCCAGCTTGACATCATCAACAATCAAACTGAAAAGGTAAAACGGCTGGAAAAGTTTGAATCGAAATTGAATGATATCGGGTTATATCCTCTGAAACCGACCGGTATTGAGATCTTCCAGATAAATGTTGGGTACATGTGTAATATGACCTGCAAACACTGCCATGTGGATGCCGGGCCGGATCGGGAGGAGATCATGACCAAAGAGACGCTTGAATACTGCCTCGAAGCTCTCAAACATTCTGATATCGAAACAGTTGATTTGACCGGTGGAGCTCCCGAGATGAATCCCCACTTCCGGTGGTTTGTGGATGAGGCATCGAAACTGGATAAACATATTATTGTCCGCTCGAATCTCACCATTTTGGATACACGAAAGTTTGAGGATCTGCCGCAGTTTATGGCAGATCGTGGTGTGGAGATTACCTGCTCTCTTCCATTTTATAACAAAAGAAGAACCGATGCCCAGCGCGGTGAAGGCACCTACGATAAATCGATGAAGGTGCTGAAAATTCTGAATGAGATAGGATACGGGAAAGAGGATACCGGTTTAGAATTAAATCTTGTCTACAATCCCGTGGGGGCATTTCTCCCGGGTGACCAGAAATCACTCAAACAGCAATACAAAGATCGTTTATGGAAAGATCATGGAATAGTATTTAATGATCTGTTTACAATTACGAACCTGCCGATCAGCCGGTATCTGAATTTCCTCGTCACAAGCGGGAATTTGGATGAATATATGGAGAAACTTGTCACATCATTCAATCCTGCTGCAGCCGAAGGTGTAATGTGCAGAAATACGATCTCCATCGGCTGGGACGGAACTCTCTACGATTGCGATTTCAACCAGATGCTGAAGATGAAAACCGAGGATGGTTCTCCACAGCACATCAAAGATTGGGATTTGGAAAGCCTCAATGATCGTGAAATCAAAACCAATCAGCATTGCTTTGGATGCACAGCCGGAGCCGGCAGCAGCTGTGGTGGGACAACTACTTAA
- a CDS encoding arsenosugar biosynthesis-associated peroxidase-like protein — protein sequence MDKKYYDPEDLKKFGDVTEFQKELGDKFFEYYGSVFEEGALTKREKALIALAVAHVIQCPYCIDAYTDETLQEGCSEEQMMEAVHVATAIRGGASLVHGVQMMNKVKKLSM from the coding sequence ATGGATAAGAAATACTACGACCCCGAAGATCTTAAAAAATTTGGCGATGTCACTGAATTTCAAAAAGAGTTAGGCGATAAATTCTTCGAGTACTATGGTTCTGTTTTTGAGGAAGGCGCTCTTACGAAGCGCGAAAAAGCATTAATTGCACTTGCTGTTGCTCACGTTATCCAATGCCCCTACTGTATCGATGCCTACACAGATGAGACACTCCAAGAGGGCTGCTCGGAAGAACAGATGATGGAAGCTGTTCATGTTGCCACTGCAATCCGGGGAGGTGCATCTCTCGTTCACGGCGTACAGATGATGAACAAAGTTAAAAAGTTATCGATGTAA